The Deinococcus sp. KNUC1210 nucleotide sequence GAGCATCTGGAACTGCGCGAAGAGGGCGACGACCTGATGATCGCCGGAGAGCGTCATTCGGCGTTGACCGGAGAACTCCTGAGCCGCGAGCGTCCCGGCGACCGCTTCAGCCGCACGCTGCGGTTTCCCGATGCGGTGCTGCCGGGCAGCGGGCAGGCCACCTTGCAGAGCGGCGTGCTGAACGTGCGCTTCGAAAAACGCAAGAAGACCCTGCATCAGCTGGAAGCCGGGCGGGAATAGGCGCACAGGCGGCAGGCGTCAGAGGATGCCCAGCCGCTTCTCCTCTTCGTACAGCCGCTCGCCCACAAACTGCTTGAGCAGCGTCTGATACGGCAACTGCTTCAGGTCGGCCACCCGTCTCAGACGCGTTTCCACGTCGGCGTCGAGGCGAATGCTGGTCGATTTGGAGGCCCCCTGAGGCCTGGGGGTGCGGCGCGTGGTCCGGGGAGCTGCCTGATCTGACTTGTCGTTCATGCCGCCTCCTGGCTGTACAGACGTGGGTGTCGTATCAGGACGGCTGTGAGAACAGCGGCGCTCTGTAACAGACCCAACCCTCACCGATGTTTCTGAGGGCATCCATACTTACTCCAGTCCTGCCGAGAGAATCTCTATTGGTCCTTCTGGCGAGTCAGGCGATACAGCGTGAAGGCGTGGGCGACAGCCATGACCAGGCACAGGCCAGCAATGGGCCACTTCTCACCGCGAGCACTTGCCAGCGCCAGAATCAGCCACAGCGCTGCCAGTACTGCCACGAAGTACACCCGGAACGTATTCTGACCTGCCTGCATAGCAGTAGTGTAACGGCTCTTCAGGGTTTCCAGTTCTGTGCCAGCTTCAGCGCCGCGCCCGCGTCGAGGGTGCCCGTTCCGCAGGTGTACGCCACATGCAGCGCGTCACACCTGCCACCGGGAAACGGAGCGGCGCTGCGGCGCAGCAGATCGCTCAGGGCGGCGGGTGTCAGGGTGGGGCGCAGGCCCAGCATCAGGCTCGCCACGCCGGTCACCTCCGGGGTGGCAAAGCTCGTTCCATTCCGCCGGGTCAGGACGCCTCCACTGAACAGCGGCAGACCGTCCTGGGGAGTGCCACCGGGGGCCGAGAGTGCCACCGCGCTTCCCCAGTTGGAATAGCTCGCCCGCCTGCCCGTCCGGTCAACCGCCCCCACCGTCAATACGTGGTTGCAGCCCGCCGGACTGTACCCGGCAGCGTCGGCCCCGTCGTTGGCAGCCCCGGCGATCACCAGTGCGCCGCGCAGCGTCACGGCGTCGATGGCCGCCTGAATGCGGGCGTCACAGCCGGTCAGGGGAATGAAATCGGCGTAGAGGCTCAGGTTCAGCAGGCGGGCGGGAAAGCGGTTGAGCGGCGTTCCCGGCACACTCAGGCCCGCTGCCCAGCGGATGCCGTCCGACAGGTCAACGGGGTCGATCATGCCGTCCTGCCCGGCCACCCGCACATGCACGATGCGGGCCAGTGGGTTTACTCCCACCACTCCTCGGCCGTCGCGGGCCGCTCCGATCAGGTTCGCCACAGATTCGGCGTGATAGGCCAGCGGCCCCACTCCGCCCGCGTCGGCGTCGCGCCCGTCTCCGTCGCCGCTGCGGGCCGCGTCCGACACGAAATCGTAGCCGTTCACAGCCCGCGCCCCCAGTTCGGCGCTGTTCACATAGCCGGTATCCAGCACCGCCACCGTCACAGACGCGCCCGGTTTCAGCGCCCACGCCGCCTCCAGCCCGATCTGTTTCAGGTTCCACTGCTGCGAATACAGCGGGTCGAATGTCCGCACGGGCGAGCCGGGCAGCGCTGGCCTGGGCAGCACGGGCGTGGCCGGAACGGGCGTCTGTGTCTGTTCCAGGGGTACCAGATCGGCGGGAACAGGCTGATTCAGCACCTTGACGCCGATGGACGCGGCGGCTCCAGACAGCAGCAGGGCGGCACAGACGGCTCGCAGGACGGATGAACGCATGTGCGTAGTCTGCCGCGCCCGCCTGACCTGCGGCTGAGCGGGGCGTTAGCATGGGCCATGACCGAACTTCCAGAGCGCCGCACGGTGGTGCTGATCACCGGAGCATCGAGCGGCATCGGAGAGGCGACAGCCCGCGTGCTGGCTCCCCTGGGATATGCACTGGCCCTGACCGCCCGCCGGGCAGACCTGCTGACCCGTCTTGCCCACAGCATCGACCCCGGCAGCGCACATACGCTGGTCTTTCCCGCCGATCTGAGCGAGGAAGCCGACCGTTCCCGGCTGATCGCGGCGGTGCTGGAGCGCTTCGGACGCATCGACGTGCTCATCAACAATGCAGGCGTCACGATTCCCAGCGGTCGGTGGTGGAACGATCCCGATCCGCTGCGGGTGATCGACCTGAATCTGAAGGTGCCCGCCGATCTGACGCGCCGGGTGCTGCCTGCCATGCTGGAACGCCGCAGCGGGCAGATCGTCAATATCGGTTCGGTGGCGGGCCGGGTCGCGACACACGGCATGTACTCGGCCAGCAAATTCGGACTGCGGGGCTTCTCGCTGGCACTGCGCCGTGAACTGCTGGGCAGCGGCGTAGATGTCACGCTGGTGGCGCCCGGCTTCGTCCGCACGGCCTTTACCAGCGGCGCACGCCTGCCGATGCCGGGGCCGGACGTGGTGGCCCAGACGATTGCACGGGTGCTGACGCGCCCCACACGCGAGGCCATCACGCCCGCCTGGTATGGCCCGCTGGCACTGCTAGACGCCCTGGCCCCCTCGCTGACCGACCACGTGGTCCGGCGCGTGATGAAGCGGCGATATCAGAACGCTTCCGATCAGCCCGCTTCCGGTCAGGACGTGCCCTGAGAGCGGCACCTGCCGATATCCTGAGAGCTTCTGAAAGTCTTTGCACCGTTCCTGCCGGGCCGGGCACGCTACACTTCCCAGAGTGAGCGTGTTCCGTCCTCTGGTGCCCCTGATCGAACGCGGCGCGATGGCTCTTGACCGTTTCTTCAGCCGGGCGCTGCATTCTCGCCGGGCGCGAGGACGGCTCTCGATTCTGTCGTACTGCGGCTGGGGAAGCCCCGAAGCTGTCGAACTGACAGGCCGGGTGGTGCTGCCGCGCACGCTGCGCCCACCCCAGAATGCCGATCCGCGCTGGCGCAATTTCGGCAACATCGTGCGTCGACTGCTCTCACGCGAGATCAGCGGCGTCGAGGTGCACGGCACGCTGGCAGGCGCAGAGGCCCACTCCGTCTCCGACGAGGACGGCTTCTTTACCCTGAAATTCGTATTGCCACCCTCTGGCCTGCGTTTCTGGCCGCTCGATATCGGCTGGCACACCGCAGAGCTGACGATTCCGGGCCGCGAGGGTGTGTCGAAGGCGACCGTTCAGGTCATCGACGACCAGCGCTGCGCCTACGGCGTTATCAGCGATCTCGATGACACCGTGATTCAGAGCGACGTAACGAGCGTGGGCCGCATGCTCTTTACCGTCCTGACCGGCAATGCCCGCACGCGTTCTCCGTTTCCCGGCGTGGGCGCGCTGTACCGGGCGCTCGTTCGCCACGCGTCTACACCTGCCACCGTCCCGGCAGCGGGTACGCCGTCTGCCAAACTCCGCAACCCGGTGTTCTACGTATCGAGCAGTCCCTGGAATTTCTTCGATCTGCTGTGGCAGTTTCTGGAATACCGCCGCATTCCGCTGGGGCCGCTGTTTTTACGCAACTGGGGAGCCGACCTGCTGGGAGGCCACGCGACCTACAAACTCGCGGTGATCGAGCGCATCTTCACGGCCTATCCGCGCCTGCGCTTCGTACTGGCCGGAGACAGCGGCGAACACGACCCGGAAATCTATGCCGAGGTCGTTCGCAAATTTCCGGGCCGGGTGCTGGGCATCTACATCCGCGACGTGAGCCAGGGTCAGGAGCACGACCGGGTGCTGGGACTGCGAGAGGAGCTTTCCCGCCTGGGCGTCGATATGGTGCTGGCCCGCGACAGCTTCGCGGCAGCCTCTCACGCGATGGCACTGGGCCTGATTACACCCGGCGAACTGCGAAGCGTGGCGCAGTCGGTCGAGAAATCGCTGCATCTGAAAGTGCTGCCGTTCTGACAAAGCGGCGTTCAGGACACGAAAAGCACAGACTCCACTGCCAGAGCGGGGCCTGCCGGTCAGGACGGCTGCAATGTCAGCGGCTTCTCCTGCCTGCGCCGTATAGAAACGGCCCAGGCCAGGAGACACCCGCTTATTTGTCGAACTTCTCGAACCCGGCGG carries:
- a CDS encoding Hsp20/alpha crystallin family protein, giving the protein MNEPVLARLNTLMHLREEVENLGAAFPWEPAVDWLDQGTHLVLVMDLPGLQPEHLELREEGDDLMIAGERHSALTGELLSRERPGDRFSRTLRFPDAVLPGSGQATLQSGVLNVRFEKRKKTLHQLEAGRE
- a CDS encoding S8 family serine peptidase is translated as MRSSVLRAVCAALLLSGAAASIGVKVLNQPVPADLVPLEQTQTPVPATPVLPRPALPGSPVRTFDPLYSQQWNLKQIGLEAAWALKPGASVTVAVLDTGYVNSAELGARAVNGYDFVSDAARSGDGDGRDADAGGVGPLAYHAESVANLIGAARDGRGVVGVNPLARIVHVRVAGQDGMIDPVDLSDGIRWAAGLSVPGTPLNRFPARLLNLSLYADFIPLTGCDARIQAAIDAVTLRGALVIAGAANDGADAAGYSPAGCNHVLTVGAVDRTGRRASYSNWGSAVALSAPGGTPQDGLPLFSGGVLTRRNGTSFATPEVTGVASLMLGLRPTLTPAALSDLLRRSAAPFPGGRCDALHVAYTCGTGTLDAGAALKLAQNWKP
- a CDS encoding SDR family oxidoreductase; translated protein: MTELPERRTVVLITGASSGIGEATARVLAPLGYALALTARRADLLTRLAHSIDPGSAHTLVFPADLSEEADRSRLIAAVLERFGRIDVLINNAGVTIPSGRWWNDPDPLRVIDLNLKVPADLTRRVLPAMLERRSGQIVNIGSVAGRVATHGMYSASKFGLRGFSLALRRELLGSGVDVTLVAPGFVRTAFTSGARLPMPGPDVVAQTIARVLTRPTREAITPAWYGPLALLDALAPSLTDHVVRRVMKRRYQNASDQPASGQDVP
- a CDS encoding App1 family protein, coding for MALDRFFSRALHSRRARGRLSILSYCGWGSPEAVELTGRVVLPRTLRPPQNADPRWRNFGNIVRRLLSREISGVEVHGTLAGAEAHSVSDEDGFFTLKFVLPPSGLRFWPLDIGWHTAELTIPGREGVSKATVQVIDDQRCAYGVISDLDDTVIQSDVTSVGRMLFTVLTGNARTRSPFPGVGALYRALVRHASTPATVPAAGTPSAKLRNPVFYVSSSPWNFFDLLWQFLEYRRIPLGPLFLRNWGADLLGGHATYKLAVIERIFTAYPRLRFVLAGDSGEHDPEIYAEVVRKFPGRVLGIYIRDVSQGQEHDRVLGLREELSRLGVDMVLARDSFAAASHAMALGLITPGELRSVAQSVEKSLHLKVLPF